In Carya illinoinensis cultivar Pawnee chromosome 10, C.illinoinensisPawnee_v1, whole genome shotgun sequence, one DNA window encodes the following:
- the LOC122278996 gene encoding uncharacterized protein LOC122278996 isoform X1 codes for MGESEKRSDLEETLKPFYQRASEAEERLSRLEAALATKKDSEHEDHLKLISELQSRLEEAGAELVAERTKAQKLAVENAKLEYRIIHLVRAAKGADLKLEQIEKYFSFVRR; via the exons ATGGGGGAATCTGAGAAACGGAGCGACCTGGAAGAAACCCTGAAGCCATTCTACCAACGTGCTTCTGAAGCCGag GAACGCTTATCCAGACTTGAAGCTGCCCTTGCAACCAAGAAAG ATTCTGAACATGAAGACCATTTAAAGTTGATTAGTGAACTTCAGTCACGGCTAGAAGAGGCAGGTGCAGAGCTGGTTGCAGAACGAACGAAG GCACAGAAGCTTGCTGTGGAAAATGCAAAACTTGAGTATCGTATAATTCATCTTGTCAGGGCAGCAAAGGGGGCGGATCTCAAGTTGGAGCAAATAGAGAA GTACTTTTCTTTTGTTAGGCGTTGA
- the LOC122278996 gene encoding uncharacterized protein LOC122278996 isoform X2 produces the protein MGESEKRSDLEETLKPFYQRASEAEERLSRLEAALATKKDSEHEDHLKLISELQSRLEEAGAELVAERTKAQKLAVENAKLEYRIIHLVRAAKGADLKLEQIEKR, from the exons ATGGGGGAATCTGAGAAACGGAGCGACCTGGAAGAAACCCTGAAGCCATTCTACCAACGTGCTTCTGAAGCCGag GAACGCTTATCCAGACTTGAAGCTGCCCTTGCAACCAAGAAAG ATTCTGAACATGAAGACCATTTAAAGTTGATTAGTGAACTTCAGTCACGGCTAGAAGAGGCAGGTGCAGAGCTGGTTGCAGAACGAACGAAG GCACAGAAGCTTGCTGTGGAAAATGCAAAACTTGAGTATCGTATAATTCATCTTGTCAGGGCAGCAAAGGGGGCGGATCTCAAGTTGGAGCAAATAGAGAA GCGTTGA
- the LOC122278992 gene encoding glycerol-3-phosphate dehydrogenase [NAD(+)] GPDHC1, cytosolic isoform X1 has translation MVGSIEEMGRNYSNGSIQNCNGLEEKLDEFRCLLGKADGDPLRIVGVGAGAWGSVFAALLQDNYGQYREKVQIRIWRRPGRAVDRTTAEHLFEVINSREDVLRRLIRRCAYLKYVEARLGDRTLYADEILKDGFCLNMINTPLCPLKVVTNLQEAVWDADIVVNGLPSTETREVFEEISHYWKERITVPIIISLAKGIEAALDPVPHIITPTQMINRATGVPMEKILYLGGPNIASEIYNKEYANARICGAEKWRKPLAKFLRQPHFIVWDNSDLVTHEVMGGLKNVYAIGAGMVAALTNESATSKSVYFAHCTSEMIFITHLLAEEPEKLAGPLLADTYVTLLKGRNAWYGQMLAKGELSLDMGDSISGKGMIQGVSAVEAFYELLSQSSLNVLHPEENKPVAPVELCPILKTLYKILISREQSSQAILKALRDENLNDPRERIEIAQTHAFYKPSLLGQP, from the exons ATGGTTGGTAGCATTGAGGAAATGGGTCGTAATTACTCAAATGGGTCTATTCAGAACTGTAATGGTTTGGAAGAGAAGCTTGACGAGTTCCGTTGCCTTCTTGGCAAGGCTGATGGTGATCCTCTGAGGATTGTTGGTGTTGGGGCAGGTGCTTGGGGAAGCGTTTTTGCAGCTTTGCTGCAAGATAATTACGGACAATATAGAGAGAAGGTCCAAATCAGAATATGGAGAAGGCCCGGAAGAGCTGTCGATAGAACCACGGCTGAACATCTTTTTGAAGTTATCAATTCGAGGGAGGATGTGTTGAGGAGGTTAATTCGGCGCTGTGCGTACTTGAAGTATGTTGAGGCCAGACTAGGTGACCGGACTCTATATGCAGATGAGATTCTGAAAGATGGCTTTTGCTTGAACATGATTAATACACCCCTTTGTCCTTTGAAGGTTGTGACTAATTTGCAGGAGGCTGTTTGGGATGCCGATATTGTGGTCAATGGCTTGCCTTCCACAGAAACTCGTGAGGTGTTTGAAGAGATCAGTCATTATTGGAAAGAGAGAATCACAGTTCCTATCATCATCTCTTTGGCAAAGGGCATTGAGGCTGCATTGGATCCTGTTCCCCATATAATAACTCCCACACAAATGATTAACCGAGCAA CTGGAGTACCTATGGAGAAAATACTTTATCTTGGCGGACCAAATATTGCATCAGAAATTTACAACAAGGAATATGCTAATGCTCGAATTTGTGGAGCTGAGAAATGGAGGAAACctcttgcaaaatttttgagACAACCTCATTTTATTGTCTGGGACAACAGTGACCTTGTCACACATGAAGTCATGGGTGGCCTGAAGAATGTCTATGCTATTGGAGCTG GGATGGTAGCAGCGCTTACCAATGAGAGTGCTACTAGCAAATCTGTATATTTTGCACATTGTACATCGGAGATGATATTCATTACCCATTTGTTGGCTGAAGAACCAGAGAAGCTTGCAGGGCCTTTGCTGGCTGATACTTATGTAACCTTGTTAAAAGGTCGCAACGCATGGTATGGCCAAATGTTAGCCAAGGGTGAGCTTAGCCTGGATATGGGTGATAGCATCAGTGGCAAAGGAATGATTCAG GGTGTCTCTGCGGTGGAAGCCTTTTATGAGCTTCTGAGTCAGTCTAGCCTAAATGTGCTGCATCCTGAAGAAAACAAGCCTGTAGCTCCTGTAGAGCTTTGCCCCATCTTAAAGACACTCTATAAAATACTGATCTCAAG GGAACAGTCATCACAAGCTATTCTGAAAGCACTGAGGGACGAAAACTTGAACGATCCCCGGGAACGCATTGAGATTGCGCAGACCCATGCTTTCTACAAGCCTTCACTTCTTGGACAACCTTGA
- the LOC122278992 gene encoding probable glycerol-3-phosphate dehydrogenase [NAD(+)] 1, cytosolic isoform X2, translating to MVGSIEEMGRNYSNGSIQNCNGLEEKLDEFRCLLGKADGDPLRIVGVGAGAWGSVFAALLQDNYGQYREKVQIRIWRRPGRAVDRTTAEHLFEVINSREDVLRRLIRRCAYLKYVEARLGDRTLYADEILKDGFCLNMINTPLCPLKVVTNLQEAVWDADIVVNGLPSTETREVFEEISHYWKERITVPIIISLAKGIEAALDPVPHIITPTQMINRATGVPMEKILYLGGPNIASEIYNKEYANARICGAEKWRKPLAKFLRQPHFIVWDNSDLVTHEVMGGLKNVYAIGAGMVAALTNESATSKSVYFAHCTSEMIFITHLLAEEPEKLAGPLLADTYVTLLKGRNAWYGQMLAKGELSLDMGDSISGKGMIQVLGGFAHCYGHATNTIAECRAFQMVYVFVSSWG from the exons ATGGTTGGTAGCATTGAGGAAATGGGTCGTAATTACTCAAATGGGTCTATTCAGAACTGTAATGGTTTGGAAGAGAAGCTTGACGAGTTCCGTTGCCTTCTTGGCAAGGCTGATGGTGATCCTCTGAGGATTGTTGGTGTTGGGGCAGGTGCTTGGGGAAGCGTTTTTGCAGCTTTGCTGCAAGATAATTACGGACAATATAGAGAGAAGGTCCAAATCAGAATATGGAGAAGGCCCGGAAGAGCTGTCGATAGAACCACGGCTGAACATCTTTTTGAAGTTATCAATTCGAGGGAGGATGTGTTGAGGAGGTTAATTCGGCGCTGTGCGTACTTGAAGTATGTTGAGGCCAGACTAGGTGACCGGACTCTATATGCAGATGAGATTCTGAAAGATGGCTTTTGCTTGAACATGATTAATACACCCCTTTGTCCTTTGAAGGTTGTGACTAATTTGCAGGAGGCTGTTTGGGATGCCGATATTGTGGTCAATGGCTTGCCTTCCACAGAAACTCGTGAGGTGTTTGAAGAGATCAGTCATTATTGGAAAGAGAGAATCACAGTTCCTATCATCATCTCTTTGGCAAAGGGCATTGAGGCTGCATTGGATCCTGTTCCCCATATAATAACTCCCACACAAATGATTAACCGAGCAA CTGGAGTACCTATGGAGAAAATACTTTATCTTGGCGGACCAAATATTGCATCAGAAATTTACAACAAGGAATATGCTAATGCTCGAATTTGTGGAGCTGAGAAATGGAGGAAACctcttgcaaaatttttgagACAACCTCATTTTATTGTCTGGGACAACAGTGACCTTGTCACACATGAAGTCATGGGTGGCCTGAAGAATGTCTATGCTATTGGAGCTG GGATGGTAGCAGCGCTTACCAATGAGAGTGCTACTAGCAAATCTGTATATTTTGCACATTGTACATCGGAGATGATATTCATTACCCATTTGTTGGCTGAAGAACCAGAGAAGCTTGCAGGGCCTTTGCTGGCTGATACTTATGTAACCTTGTTAAAAGGTCGCAACGCATGGTATGGCCAAATGTTAGCCAAGGGTGAGCTTAGCCTGGATATGGGTGATAGCATCAGTGGCAAAGGAATGATTCAG GTACTTGGGGGATTTGCCCATTGCTATGGTCATGCTACCAACACCATTGCTGAGTGTCGTGCCTTCCAAATGGTTTATGTCTTTGTCAGCAGCTGGGGTTGA